The Pseudobacteroides sp. genome includes a region encoding these proteins:
- a CDS encoding IS3 family transposase, with protein MAFYGRKILSRTVLRRGKGSNPFSLVDYCSNEYQSLLRKNNILCSMSRKGNCFDNTCAETFFSTIKCEMLYNNKYTTREAARRDILWYIEVFYNRKRRHQALNYLTPYEFKQRYFKGLVA; from the coding sequence ATGGCTTTTTATGGACGAAAAATACTCTCACGTACGGTTCTTAGACGAGGAAAAGGGAGCAATCCCTTTTCTTTAGTCGATTATTGTAGCAATGAGTATCAATCTTTACTCCGAAAAAACAATATTTTGTGTAGCATGAGTCGTAAAGGAAATTGTTTTGATAATACGTGTGCAGAAACATTTTTTAGTACTATTAAGTGTGAAATGCTATATAACAATAAATACACTACTCGTGAAGCTGCAAGGCGAGATATACTCTGGTATATAGAAGTCTTCTACAACAGAAAAAGAAGGCACCAGGCATTAAATTATCTAACACCATATGAGTTTAAGCAAAGATACTTTAAGGGCCTTGTGGCTTGA